A DNA window from Carassius gibelio isolate Cgi1373 ecotype wild population from Czech Republic chromosome A6, carGib1.2-hapl.c, whole genome shotgun sequence contains the following coding sequences:
- the LOC128016252 gene encoding uncharacterized protein LOC128016252 translates to MCFTVNDCKRRWKLLRDAFNRNKKQKKLPSGSAGGIIREWKYDKVMSFLLPYMQPRSSRHTLQSEPEPLDMTVAEEDVEPELSELTTFNPLPAIQRPATPLLASGRSATPTPLPSTYTPQITAHRADTPTPTIHPRVQALVTDSQQHKQKRRRTVSPTTTEQQLLDIITQPTTPAPPNVPRQEDEMYYFALSLVPKLNRLLPRNRTRADTDNDLPG, encoded by the exons ATGTGTTTTACAGTGAACGACTGTAAGCGAAGATGGAAGTTGTTGAGAGATGCTTTTAACAGAAACAAGAAGCAAAAAAAATTGCCCAGTGGTTCTGCAGGTGGCATAATAAGGGAATGGAAGTATGATAAAGTAATGTCATTTCTGTTGCCATACATGCAACCTAGAAG tTCCAGACACACTTTACAGAGTGAGCCAGAACCTCTGGACATGACTGTGGCTGAGGAGGATGTGGAGCCAGAGTTGTCTGAACTGACAACTTTCAATCCCCTTCCTGCCATACAGAGGCCTGCAACACCATTACTGGCAAGTGGAAGATCAGCAACCCCCACACCACTGCCAAGCACCTACACCCCACAAATAACAGCTCACAGAGCTGACACCCCTACCCCCACTATACATCCCAGGGTTCAAGCACTGGTGACTGACAGTCAACAACACAAACAGAAACGGAGAAGAACAGTTTCCCCAACTACAACTGAGCAACAGTTATTGGACATAATAACACAACCAACTACTCCTGCACCTCCAAATGTTCCCAGACAGGAggatgaaatgtattattttgccCTCAGTTTAGTTCCAAAACTGAACCGGCTGCTTCCCAGAAACCGTACCAGGGCAGATACAGATAATGACCTACCTGGCTGA